In the genome of Streptomyces globosus, one region contains:
- the glgP gene encoding alpha-glucan family phosphorylase, which yields MKAIRRFTVRPVLPPPLLPLADLARNLRWSWHTETRELFQSVDPEGWQAASGDPVRLLGSVSAARLDALASDRRFLRRLAVAAADLDDYVHGARWYQTHEDVADLPAAIAYFSPEFGITAALPQYSGGLGILAGDHLKAASDLGAPLIGVGLLYRHGYFRQSLSRDGWQQEHYPVLDPNELPLSLLRDADGAPARVTLSLPGGRALHAHIWQARVGRVPLLLLDSDVEDNDAGAREVTDRLYGGGSDHRLLQEMLLGIGGVRAVRTYCALTGHPEPEVFHTNEGHAGFLGLERIRELDGAQDLGFDAALEAVRAGTVFTTHTPVPAGIDRFDRALVARHFGPGGELDGVPLDRILELGAETYPGGDPGVFNMAVMGLRLAQRANGVSTLHGAVSRGMFAGLWPGFDPADVPITSVTNGVHAPTWVAPEVVRLGARQIGAGRTEDALSVGGSQRWDAVADIPDQDIWELRRGLREQLVLEVRERLRASWRQRGAAEAELGWVDSVLDPDVLTIGFARRVPSYKRLTLMLRDPERLRRLLLDPERPVQIVVAGKAHPADDGGKRLVQELVRFSDDPRVRHRIVFLPDYGMGMAQKLYPGCDVWLNNPLRPLEACGTSGMKAALNGCLNLSVLDGWWDEWFEPDFGWAIPTADVGTDEDRRDDLEAKALYELVEQRVAPRFYDRADRSGLPVRWIEMVRRTLVSLGPKVLAGRMVREYVERLYAPAARAHRAMNQDAARDLAWWKGRVRAAWPQVAVEHVEAQAAAPVGGTAELGATLTLRVRVALDALAPEDVEVQAVAGRVDPQDVIRDGRAFPLKPAGGPDLEGRWVYEGPLALDRTGAFGYTVRILPSHPLLASPAELGLVAAPADGDTAGETGPQGGVILR from the coding sequence GTGAAGGCTATCCGTCGATTCACCGTACGCCCCGTCCTGCCCCCGCCGCTGCTGCCGCTCGCCGACCTCGCGCGCAACCTGCGCTGGTCGTGGCACACGGAGACCCGCGAACTCTTCCAATCCGTCGACCCCGAGGGCTGGCAGGCCGCGAGCGGCGACCCCGTCCGCCTGCTCGGCTCCGTCTCCGCCGCCCGCCTCGACGCCCTGGCGTCCGACCGCCGGTTCCTGCGCCGGCTCGCCGTCGCCGCCGCCGACCTCGACGACTACGTGCACGGCGCCCGCTGGTACCAGACCCACGAGGACGTCGCCGACCTCCCCGCCGCCATCGCCTACTTCTCACCCGAGTTCGGCATCACCGCCGCCCTGCCCCAGTACTCCGGCGGCCTCGGGATCCTCGCCGGCGACCACCTGAAGGCCGCCAGCGACCTCGGCGCCCCCCTCATCGGCGTCGGGCTCCTCTACCGGCACGGCTACTTCCGCCAGTCCCTCTCCCGCGACGGCTGGCAGCAGGAGCACTACCCGGTCCTCGACCCCAACGAGCTCCCGCTCTCCCTGCTGCGGGACGCCGACGGCGCCCCCGCGCGGGTCACCCTCTCCCTGCCGGGCGGCCGCGCCCTGCACGCCCACATCTGGCAGGCCCGCGTCGGCCGCGTCCCGCTGCTGCTCCTCGACTCCGACGTGGAGGACAACGACGCCGGCGCCCGGGAGGTGACCGACCGGCTCTACGGCGGCGGCAGCGACCACCGGCTGCTCCAGGAGATGCTGCTCGGCATCGGCGGCGTCCGCGCCGTCCGCACCTACTGCGCCCTCACCGGCCACCCCGAGCCCGAGGTCTTCCACACCAACGAGGGCCACGCCGGCTTCCTCGGCCTGGAGCGCATAAGGGAACTCGACGGGGCGCAGGACCTCGGCTTCGACGCCGCCCTGGAGGCGGTCCGCGCCGGCACGGTCTTCACCACCCACACCCCAGTCCCCGCCGGCATCGACCGCTTCGACCGGGCGCTGGTCGCCCGCCACTTCGGACCCGGCGGCGAGCTCGACGGCGTGCCCCTCGACCGGATCCTGGAGCTCGGCGCCGAGACCTACCCCGGCGGCGACCCCGGCGTCTTCAACATGGCCGTGATGGGCCTGCGCCTCGCCCAGCGCGCCAACGGCGTCTCCACCCTCCACGGCGCCGTCAGCCGGGGCATGTTCGCCGGGCTGTGGCCGGGATTCGACCCCGCGGACGTCCCCATCACCTCCGTGACCAACGGCGTGCACGCCCCGACGTGGGTGGCCCCCGAGGTCGTCCGGCTCGGCGCGCGGCAGATCGGCGCCGGCCGCACCGAGGACGCCCTGTCGGTCGGCGGCTCCCAGCGCTGGGACGCCGTCGCCGACATCCCCGACCAGGACATCTGGGAGCTGCGCCGGGGCCTGCGCGAGCAGCTGGTGCTGGAGGTGCGCGAGCGGCTGCGGGCCTCCTGGCGCCAGCGGGGCGCCGCCGAGGCCGAGCTCGGCTGGGTGGACTCCGTCCTCGATCCGGACGTCCTCACCATCGGCTTCGCCCGGCGCGTGCCCTCGTACAAGCGGCTCACGCTGATGCTGCGCGACCCCGAGCGGCTGCGCCGGCTGCTGCTGGACCCCGAGCGGCCGGTGCAGATCGTCGTCGCCGGCAAGGCGCACCCGGCCGACGACGGCGGCAAGCGGCTTGTGCAGGAGCTGGTGCGCTTCTCCGACGACCCGCGCGTGCGGCACCGCATCGTCTTCCTGCCCGACTACGGCATGGGCATGGCCCAGAAGCTCTACCCGGGCTGCGACGTGTGGCTGAACAACCCGCTGCGCCCGCTGGAGGCCTGCGGCACGAGCGGGATGAAGGCCGCGCTCAACGGCTGCCTCAACCTGTCCGTGCTCGACGGCTGGTGGGACGAGTGGTTCGAGCCCGACTTCGGCTGGGCGATCCCCACGGCCGACGTCGGCACGGACGAGGACCGGCGCGACGACCTGGAGGCGAAGGCCCTCTACGAGCTGGTCGAGCAGCGGGTCGCGCCCCGGTTCTACGACCGCGCCGACCGCAGCGGGCTGCCGGTGCGGTGGATCGAGATGGTCCGGCGCACCCTCGTCTCCCTCGGCCCCAAGGTGCTCGCGGGGCGGATGGTGCGCGAGTACGTGGAGCGGCTCTACGCGCCGGCGGCCCGCGCCCACCGGGCGATGAACCAGGACGCCGCGCGGGACCTCGCCTGGTGGAAGGGCCGCGTCCGCGCGGCCTGGCCGCAGGTCGCCGTCGAGCACGTGGAGGCGCAGGCGGCGGCGCCCGTCGGCGGCACCGCCGAGCTGGGGGCGACCCTCACGCTGCGGGTGCGGGTGGCGCTCGACGCGCTCGCCCCCGAGGACGTCGAGGTACAGGCCGTCGCGGGCCGGGTGGACCCGCAGGACGTCATCCGCGACGGGCGGGCCTTCCCCCTCAAGCCGGCCGGCGGGCCCGACCTGGAAGGCCGCTGGGTGTACGAGGGGCCGCTCGCCCTGGACCGCACGGGGGCCTTCGGGTACACGGTGCGGATCCTGCCCTCGCACCCGCTGCTGGCCTCGCCGGCCGAACTGGGGCTGGTCGCGGCCCCGGCAGACGGCGACACGGCCGGGGAGACGGGCCCGCAGGGCGGCGTCATCCTGCGATAG
- a CDS encoding M4 family metallopeptidase, whose product MSPTPHRRATAAGALVAAAAMLAVGIQAGSATADSAASKAPAAAKANPGAAPLKLSPSERATLLSEATSATAQAARALGLGGQEKLIVRDVVKDADGTTHTTYERTYAGLPVLGGDLTVHAKNGTTKSVTKATNHEIKVPTTDAAVTPAAAEGQALSAANSAGSKDAKPAKNARKVIWAAEGAPVLAWETVVGGLQHDGTPNELHVVTDAKTGAKITEWQAVETGTGNTMYSGQVTLGTSQSGSNYTLTDANRGSHKTYNLNRGSSGTGTLFSGPDDVWGNGSPSNLETAGADAHYGAAVTWDYFKNVHGRNGLRNDGVAPYSRVHYGNNYVNAFWQDSCFCMTYGDGDGNAKPLTSTDVAAHEMTHGLTSVTGNMTYSGEPGGLNEATSDIMAAAVEFYADNPQDVGDYLVGEKIDIRGNGTPLRYMDKPSKDGSSKDYWYSGLGNIDVHYSSGPANHWYYLASEGSGAKVVNGVSYDSPTYDNLPVTPIGRDAASKIWFRALTVGYFKSNTNYAAARTATLQAAADLYGQGSATYNNTANAWAAINVGARISDGVTVTAIPNQNTAVGTAVSLQVQATSTNPGALAYSATGLPAGLSINSSTGLISGTATTAGTSNVTVTVTDSANKSGTASFTWTVGTGEQNVFENTADYQIRDNATVESPITVTRSGNASSALKVDVNIVHTYVGDLRVDLVAPDGTVYNLRNRSGGSADNIVQSFTVNASSEVANGVWKLRVADLASWDTGYINSWKLTF is encoded by the coding sequence TTGAGTCCCACCCCCCACAGGCGCGCCACCGCGGCCGGCGCACTCGTCGCCGCGGCCGCGATGCTCGCCGTCGGCATCCAGGCCGGCAGCGCCACCGCCGACAGCGCTGCGTCCAAGGCGCCCGCCGCCGCCAAGGCCAACCCCGGCGCGGCACCCCTCAAGCTCAGCCCCTCCGAGCGTGCGACGCTCCTCTCCGAGGCGACCTCCGCCACCGCCCAGGCGGCCAGGGCACTGGGCCTCGGCGGCCAGGAGAAGCTCATCGTCCGCGACGTCGTCAAGGACGCGGACGGCACCACGCACACCACGTACGAACGGACGTACGCGGGCCTGCCGGTGCTCGGCGGCGACCTGACGGTCCACGCGAAGAACGGCACCACCAAGAGCGTCACCAAGGCCACGAACCACGAGATCAAGGTGCCGACCACGGACGCCGCGGTCACCCCGGCCGCCGCCGAGGGCCAGGCCCTGTCCGCCGCCAACTCGGCGGGGTCGAAGGACGCCAAGCCCGCCAAGAACGCCCGCAAGGTGATCTGGGCGGCCGAGGGCGCACCCGTCCTCGCCTGGGAGACCGTCGTCGGCGGCCTCCAGCACGACGGCACCCCGAACGAGCTGCACGTGGTCACCGACGCCAAGACCGGCGCGAAGATCACCGAGTGGCAGGCCGTCGAGACCGGCACCGGCAACACCATGTACAGCGGCCAGGTCACCCTCGGAACGAGCCAGTCCGGCAGCAACTACACCCTGACGGACGCGAACCGCGGCAGCCACAAGACGTACAACCTCAACCGCGGCAGCTCCGGCACCGGCACCCTCTTCTCCGGCCCGGACGACGTCTGGGGCAACGGCTCGCCCTCCAACCTGGAGACGGCCGGCGCGGACGCCCACTACGGCGCCGCGGTCACGTGGGACTACTTCAAGAACGTGCACGGCCGCAACGGCCTGCGCAACGACGGCGTCGCCCCCTACAGCCGCGTCCACTACGGCAACAACTACGTGAACGCGTTCTGGCAGGACTCCTGCTTCTGCATGACCTACGGCGACGGCGACGGCAACGCCAAGCCGCTGACCTCCACCGACGTGGCCGCGCACGAGATGACCCACGGCCTCACCTCGGTCACCGGCAACATGACCTACAGCGGCGAGCCCGGCGGCCTGAACGAGGCGACCTCCGACATCATGGCGGCGGCCGTCGAGTTCTACGCCGACAACCCGCAGGACGTCGGCGACTACCTGGTCGGCGAGAAGATCGACATCCGCGGCAACGGCACCCCGCTGCGCTACATGGACAAGCCGAGCAAGGACGGCTCCTCCAAGGACTACTGGTACTCGGGCCTCGGCAACATCGACGTCCACTACTCCTCGGGCCCGGCCAACCACTGGTACTACCTGGCCTCCGAGGGCTCCGGCGCCAAGGTCGTCAACGGCGTGAGCTACGACTCGCCGACCTACGACAACCTCCCGGTCACGCCCATCGGGCGCGACGCCGCCTCGAAGATCTGGTTCCGCGCGCTGACGGTCGGCTACTTCAAGTCGAACACCAACTACGCGGCCGCCCGCACGGCGACCCTCCAGGCCGCCGCCGACCTGTACGGCCAGGGCTCGGCCACGTACAACAACACGGCCAACGCCTGGGCCGCCATCAACGTCGGCGCCCGCATCAGCGACGGCGTCACGGTCACGGCGATCCCGAACCAGAACACCGCCGTGGGCACCGCGGTCAGCCTCCAGGTCCAGGCGACCAGCACCAACCCCGGTGCGCTGGCCTACTCCGCCACCGGGCTGCCGGCCGGCCTGTCGATCAACTCCTCCACGGGTCTGATCTCGGGCACGGCGACCACCGCGGGCACGTCCAACGTGACGGTGACGGTGACCGACTCCGCCAACAAGTCGGGTACGGCCTCCTTCACCTGGACCGTCGGCACGGGCGAGCAGAACGTCTTCGAGAACACCGCCGACTACCAGATCCGGGACAACGCCACGGTCGAGTCCCCGATCACGGTGACCCGCTCCGGCAACGCGTCGAGCGCCCTGAAGGTGGACGTCAACATCGTCCACACGTACGTCGGTGACCTGCGGGTCGACCTGGTCGCCCCCGACGGCACCGTCTACAACCTGCGCAACCGCAGCGGCGGCAGCGCGGACAACATCGTCCAGTCCTTCACCGTGAACGCCTCCTCCGAGGTCGCGAACGGCGTCTGGAAGCTCCGCGTCGCGGACCTCGCCAGCTGGGACACCGGCTACATCAACAGCTGGAAGCTGACCTTCTGA
- a CDS encoding alpha-1,4-glucan--maltose-1-phosphate maltosyltransferase, giving the protein MIGRIPVLDVRPAVGCGARPAKAVVGEVFEVSATVFREGHDAVAAHVVLRDPSGRLRPPVAMRELAPGTDRWGARVSADTEGRWTYTVEAWSDPLATWRAAAAIKVPAGIDPGLTLLEGAELYERAAARITKRDGRADVLAAAAAMRDEDRPAAERYAAALDPLAQAALARRPYRELVSSAKALPLLVERKRALFGSWYEMFPRSEGAVTEPGAAPVSGTFRTAAERLPAIAAMGFDVVYLPPIHPIGTTFRKGPDNTLSATRRDPGVPWAIGSPEGGHDAVHPDLGTLEDFDAFVARAGELGLEIALDFALQCSPDHPWVEKHPEWFRHRPDGTIAYAENPPKKYQDIYPVHFDADMAGIVEETVRILRHWMDHGVRIFRVDNPHTKPVVFWQKVIAAVNRTDPDVIFLAEAFTRPAMVHTLAAVGFQQSYTYFTWRNTKAELTEYVTELAGAHWASVLRPNFFVNTPDILHAYLQHGGRPAFEVRAVLAATLSPTWGVYAGYELCENTPLHEGSEEYLHSEKYELRPRDWAAAEREGRTITPLITALNRIRRENPALQQLRDIHFHPTDNEQVIAYSKHAGANSVLVVVNLDPHHTQEATVSLDMPVLGLDWHGSLAVRDELTGETYHWGRANYVRLEPGRAPAHVLTALRPSPPTGGSPTT; this is encoded by the coding sequence ATGATCGGTCGCATTCCCGTCCTTGACGTCCGCCCCGCCGTCGGCTGCGGTGCCAGACCTGCCAAGGCGGTGGTGGGCGAGGTCTTCGAGGTGTCCGCCACCGTGTTCCGCGAGGGCCACGACGCCGTCGCCGCCCACGTCGTGCTCCGCGACCCCAGCGGGCGGCTGCGCCCGCCGGTTGCGATGCGCGAACTCGCCCCCGGCACCGACCGCTGGGGTGCCCGGGTCTCCGCCGACACCGAGGGGCGGTGGACCTACACCGTCGAGGCCTGGAGCGATCCGCTGGCCACCTGGCGGGCCGCCGCCGCGATCAAGGTGCCGGCGGGGATCGACCCCGGCCTGACCCTGCTGGAGGGCGCCGAGCTGTACGAGCGCGCCGCCGCCAGGATCACCAAGCGCGACGGCCGGGCCGACGTGCTCGCCGCGGCGGCCGCCATGCGCGACGAGGACCGGCCGGCGGCCGAGCGGTACGCCGCCGCGCTCGACCCGCTGGCGCAGGCCGCGCTCGCCCGGCGCCCCTACCGGGAGCTTGTCAGCTCCGCGAAGGCCCTGCCGCTGCTCGTGGAGCGCAAGCGGGCCCTCTTCGGCTCCTGGTACGAGATGTTCCCCCGGTCCGAGGGGGCCGTCACCGAGCCCGGCGCCGCGCCGGTGAGCGGCACCTTCCGTACTGCCGCCGAACGGCTGCCCGCCATCGCCGCCATGGGCTTCGACGTCGTCTACCTGCCGCCGATCCACCCCATCGGCACCACCTTCCGCAAGGGGCCGGACAACACGCTTTCGGCCACCCGCCGCGACCCGGGCGTGCCGTGGGCGATCGGCTCCCCCGAGGGCGGCCACGACGCGGTCCACCCCGACCTGGGCACCCTGGAGGATTTCGACGCGTTCGTCGCCCGGGCCGGCGAGCTCGGGCTGGAGATCGCGCTGGACTTCGCCCTCCAGTGCTCCCCCGACCACCCGTGGGTGGAGAAGCACCCCGAGTGGTTCCGGCACCGGCCCGACGGGACGATCGCGTACGCGGAGAACCCGCCGAAGAAGTACCAGGACATCTACCCGGTCCACTTCGACGCCGACATGGCCGGCATCGTCGAGGAGACCGTCCGCATCCTGCGGCACTGGATGGACCACGGCGTCCGCATCTTCCGCGTCGACAACCCGCACACCAAGCCGGTGGTCTTCTGGCAGAAGGTGATCGCGGCGGTCAACCGGACCGACCCGGACGTGATCTTCCTGGCGGAGGCCTTCACCCGACCCGCGATGGTGCACACCCTCGCCGCCGTCGGCTTCCAGCAGTCGTACACGTACTTCACCTGGCGCAACACCAAGGCGGAGCTCACCGAGTACGTCACCGAGCTGGCCGGGGCGCACTGGGCGTCCGTCCTGCGCCCGAACTTCTTCGTGAACACCCCGGACATCCTGCACGCCTACCTCCAGCACGGCGGGCGCCCCGCCTTCGAGGTGCGGGCCGTCCTGGCCGCCACGCTCTCGCCGACCTGGGGCGTCTACGCCGGCTACGAGCTGTGCGAGAACACCCCGCTGCACGAGGGCAGCGAGGAGTACCTGCACTCGGAGAAGTACGAGCTGCGGCCGCGGGACTGGGCGGCCGCCGAGCGCGAGGGCCGCACCATCACCCCCCTGATCACCGCCCTCAACCGGATCCGCCGGGAGAACCCCGCGCTGCAGCAGCTGCGCGACATCCACTTCCATCCGACCGACAACGAACAGGTGATCGCCTATTCGAAGCACGCGGGCGCCAATTCCGTACTGGTGGTCGTCAACCTCGATCCGCACCACACCCAGGAGGCGACGGTCTCGTTGGACATGCCGGTACTCGGCCTCGACTGGCACGGGTCCCTCGCCGTGCGCGACGAGCTCACCGGCGAGACCTATCACTGGGGCAGGGCGAACTACGTGCGCCTGGAACCGGGCCGCGCGCCCGCGCACGTGCTGACCGCTCTGCGACCGTCCCCGCCCACCGGAGGGTCACCCACCACATGA
- the treS gene encoding maltose alpha-D-glucosyltransferase, translating to MIINDPVHDTFEDTPAKDRDPDWFKRAVFYEVLVRSFHDSNGDGVGDLKGLTAKLDYLQWLGVDCLWLPPFFASPLRDGGYDVSDYTSVLPEFGDLADFVEFVDAAHQRGMRVIIDFVMNHTSDQHEWFQQSRKDPDGPYGDYYMWADNDKQYQDARIIFIDTETSNWTYDPIRKQYYWHRFFSHQPDLNYENPAVQEEIISALRFWLDLGIDGFRLDAVPYLFAEEGTNCENLPRTHSFLKRVRAEIDAHYPDTVLLAEANQWPEDVVDYFGDFSSGGDECHMAFHFPVMPRIFMAVRRESRYPVSEILAKTPAIPERCQWGIFLRNHDELTLEMVTDEERDYMYAEYAKDPRMRANIGIRRRLAPLLDNDRNQMELFTALLLSLPGSPVLYYGDEIGMGDNIWLGDRDGVRTPMQWTPDRNAGFSSCDPGRLNLPVIMDPVHGYQVTNVEAAMASPSSLLHWTRRMIEIRKANPAFGLGSYTELPSSNPAVLAFLREYGDDLVLCVHNFSRFAQPTELDLQSFNKRVPVELIGDVRFPPIGEWPYLLTLAGHGFYWFRLRTE from the coding sequence ATGATCATCAACGATCCCGTCCACGACACGTTCGAGGACACCCCGGCCAAGGACCGCGACCCCGACTGGTTCAAGCGGGCCGTCTTCTACGAGGTCCTCGTCCGCTCCTTCCACGACAGCAACGGCGACGGGGTCGGGGACCTGAAGGGGCTCACAGCGAAGCTGGACTACCTCCAGTGGCTCGGCGTCGACTGCCTGTGGCTGCCGCCCTTCTTCGCCTCGCCCCTGCGCGACGGCGGCTACGACGTCTCCGACTACACCTCCGTCCTGCCCGAGTTCGGCGACCTCGCCGACTTCGTGGAGTTCGTGGACGCCGCCCACCAGCGGGGCATGCGGGTGATCATCGACTTCGTCATGAACCACACCAGCGACCAGCACGAGTGGTTCCAGCAGTCCCGCAAGGACCCGGACGGGCCCTACGGCGACTACTACATGTGGGCGGACAACGACAAGCAGTACCAGGACGCGCGGATCATCTTCATCGACACCGAGACCTCGAACTGGACGTACGACCCGATCCGCAAGCAGTACTACTGGCACCGCTTCTTCTCCCACCAGCCGGACCTCAACTACGAGAACCCGGCGGTCCAGGAGGAGATCATCTCCGCCCTGCGCTTCTGGCTGGACCTCGGCATCGACGGCTTCCGCCTCGACGCCGTGCCCTACCTGTTCGCGGAGGAGGGCACCAACTGCGAGAACCTCCCCCGCACCCACAGCTTCCTCAAGCGGGTCCGCGCGGAGATCGACGCCCACTACCCGGACACGGTCCTCCTCGCCGAGGCCAACCAGTGGCCCGAGGACGTCGTCGACTACTTCGGCGACTTCTCCTCAGGCGGCGACGAATGCCACATGGCCTTCCACTTCCCCGTCATGCCGCGCATCTTCATGGCGGTGCGCAGGGAGTCCCGCTACCCCGTCTCGGAGATCCTGGCCAAGACCCCGGCGATCCCGGAGCGCTGCCAGTGGGGCATCTTCCTGCGCAACCACGACGAGCTCACCCTCGAAATGGTCACGGACGAAGAGCGCGACTACATGTACGCCGAGTACGCCAAGGACCCGCGGATGCGGGCCAACATCGGCATCCGGCGCCGCCTCGCCCCCCTCCTCGACAACGACCGCAACCAGATGGAGCTGTTCACCGCCCTGCTGCTGTCGCTGCCCGGCTCCCCGGTGCTGTACTACGGCGACGAGATCGGCATGGGCGACAACATCTGGCTCGGCGACCGCGACGGGGTCCGCACCCCCATGCAGTGGACCCCCGACCGCAACGCCGGCTTCTCCTCCTGCGACCCGGGGCGGCTGAACCTGCCGGTCATCATGGACCCCGTCCACGGCTACCAGGTCACCAACGTCGAGGCGGCGATGGCCTCCCCGTCGTCGCTGCTGCACTGGACCCGCCGGATGATCGAGATCCGCAAGGCCAACCCCGCCTTCGGACTCGGCTCGTACACCGAGCTGCCCTCGTCCAACCCCGCGGTCCTCGCGTTCCTCCGCGAGTACGGGGACGACCTGGTCCTCTGCGTGCACAACTTCTCCCGCTTCGCCCAGCCCACCGAGCTGGACCTGCAGTCGTTCAACAAGCGGGTCCCGGTCGAGCTCATCGGCGACGTGCGCTTCCCGCCGATCGGCGAGTGGCCGTACCTCCTCACCCTGGCCGGGCACGGCTTCTACTGGTTCCGCCTGCGCACCGAGTAG
- a CDS encoding maltokinase N-terminal cap-like domain-containing protein, translated as MSEAASARSRHSSPAAVPLGPLEPMLRAWLPRQRWFAGKGRAITRLRLVSAVELLPPGSTPGLLHLLVGVDCADGTADCYQLLLGVRPAPLPPGLAPALIGHAERGPYAGHAVYEGLGDPRLAALLLERLRAPGSHGPLRFDRDPDAPIPADPAPRPLSGEQTNSSLIYGDSHILKVFRRVWPGTNPDLELPRALASAGCARVPAPVAWYEAELPAGPPGGHRTAEPLTLGVLQPYLRGSEDGWQLALRRLAAGADFTAEAHALGRATAEVHSALAAALPTVALGPAQAARLAAGMTARLAATVREVPALQPFEDGLRGAFDALAASRGAGVPAQRIHGDLHLGQTLRTADGSWALIDFEGEPARPLADRRRPEPAVRDIAGMLRSFDYAARSHRPFAPAWADACRAAFCEGYARTTGRDPREDPVLLRAYETDKAVYEARYESRHRPDWLHVPMAAIRRLAERERPARRMPHPSPPPPGSAAPHPHPKPPRRPLA; from the coding sequence ATGTCGGAGGCAGCATCCGCCCGGAGCCGCCACAGCAGTCCGGCCGCCGTCCCGCTCGGGCCGCTCGAACCCATGCTGCGCGCCTGGCTGCCCCGGCAGCGCTGGTTCGCCGGCAAGGGCCGGGCGATCACCCGGCTGCGGCTGGTCTCCGCCGTCGAGCTGCTGCCGCCCGGCAGCACGCCCGGCCTGCTGCACCTGCTCGTCGGCGTCGACTGCGCCGACGGCACCGCGGACTGCTACCAGCTCCTGCTCGGCGTGCGGCCCGCACCGCTGCCGCCCGGCCTCGCCCCCGCCCTCATCGGCCACGCCGAGCGCGGCCCGTACGCCGGCCACGCCGTGTACGAGGGGCTCGGCGACCCGCGGCTCGCCGCGCTCCTGCTGGAACGGTTGCGCGCCCCCGGCAGCCACGGGCCGCTGCGCTTCGACCGGGACCCGGACGCCCCCATCCCCGCCGACCCGGCCCCGCGGCCGCTGTCCGGCGAACAGACCAACTCCTCCCTCATCTACGGGGATTCGCACATCCTGAAGGTGTTCCGGCGGGTCTGGCCCGGCACCAACCCCGACCTCGAACTGCCCCGGGCCCTCGCCTCCGCCGGCTGCGCCCGGGTCCCCGCCCCGGTGGCCTGGTACGAGGCCGAACTGCCCGCAGGCCCGCCCGGCGGCCACCGCACCGCCGAGCCGCTGACCCTGGGCGTGCTCCAGCCGTACCTGCGCGGCTCCGAGGACGGCTGGCAGCTCGCACTGCGCCGGCTCGCCGCGGGCGCCGACTTCACCGCCGAGGCCCACGCCCTGGGCCGGGCCACCGCCGAGGTCCACAGCGCGCTCGCCGCGGCCCTGCCCACCGTCGCCCTCGGCCCCGCGCAGGCGGCCCGGCTCGCCGCCGGCATGACGGCCCGGCTGGCCGCGACCGTCCGCGAGGTCCCCGCCCTCCAGCCCTTCGAGGACGGGCTGCGCGGCGCCTTCGACGCCCTGGCCGCCTCCCGCGGCGCCGGCGTACCCGCCCAGCGCATCCACGGCGACCTCCACCTCGGCCAGACCCTGCGCACCGCCGACGGCAGCTGGGCCCTGATCGACTTCGAGGGCGAGCCGGCCCGCCCGCTCGCCGACCGCCGCCGCCCCGAGCCCGCCGTGCGCGACATCGCCGGAATGCTCCGCTCCTTCGACTACGCGGCCCGCTCGCACCGCCCCTTCGCCCCTGCCTGGGCGGACGCCTGCCGGGCCGCGTTCTGCGAGGGCTACGCCCGCACCACCGGCCGCGACCCGCGCGAGGACCCCGTCCTGCTGCGCGCGTACGAGACCGACAAGGCGGTGTACGAGGCCCGCTACGAGTCCCGGCACCGCCCCGACTGGCTGCACGTCCCCATGGCCGCGATCCGCCGGCTCGCCGAGCGGGAGCGCCCCGCCCGCCGCATGCCGCACCCGTCCCCGCCGCCGCCCGGCTCCGCCGCCCCCCACCCCCACCCGAAGCCCCCGAGGAGGCCGCTCGCGTGA